Proteins encoded in a region of the Bacillus methanolicus genome:
- a CDS encoding DHH family phosphoesterase: MKEKILEAIEQYETIIVHRHVRPDPDACGSQGGLVEILKASYPEKHVYAVGKEEPTLHYLNRLDTIPDEIYKGALVIICDTANTERICDSRYHLGDKLIKIDHHPNEDPYGDLIWVDTDASSVSEMIYEFYLFGKEKGLKMTDKAARLLYAGIVGDTGRFLYPSTTEKTFGYAGELIRYGFSRTELYDQMYELKPNVVKLNGYILQNFDIRPSGVASMVLTKELLEEYKVRPAEASLLVGSLRNIEGVLAWAFFIEEEDQIRVRLRSKGPVINSVARKYKGGGHPLAAGASIYSWDEKESVLKDMDQACMHQ, translated from the coding sequence ATGAAAGAGAAAATTTTAGAAGCTATTGAGCAATATGAAACGATTATTGTCCATCGCCATGTGCGTCCTGATCCGGATGCCTGCGGTTCTCAGGGAGGATTGGTAGAAATTCTGAAAGCATCTTATCCTGAGAAACACGTTTACGCAGTTGGAAAGGAAGAACCTACTCTTCATTATCTGAATAGACTTGATACGATACCAGATGAAATTTACAAAGGTGCGCTCGTTATTATTTGCGACACTGCAAATACGGAGAGGATTTGTGATAGCCGCTATCACCTTGGTGATAAATTGATAAAAATTGACCATCATCCGAATGAGGACCCGTACGGGGATTTAATTTGGGTTGATACGGATGCAAGCTCTGTAAGTGAAATGATTTATGAGTTTTATTTATTTGGCAAAGAGAAAGGTCTGAAAATGACAGATAAAGCAGCTAGGCTTTTGTATGCCGGAATTGTCGGGGATACCGGAAGGTTTCTTTATCCGAGTACGACCGAAAAAACGTTCGGCTATGCCGGCGAATTGATCCGCTACGGTTTTTCCCGTACGGAATTGTATGATCAGATGTATGAACTTAAGCCGAATGTCGTGAAATTGAACGGGTATATTTTACAAAACTTTGATATTCGCCCGAGCGGAGTCGCATCAATGGTTTTAACAAAAGAACTGCTTGAAGAATATAAAGTGAGACCAGCTGAAGCTTCTCTCTTAGTTGGTTCGCTTAGAAATATTGAAGGAGTTCTGGCATGGGCCTTTTTTATTGAAGAAGAGGATCAAATTCGCGTTAGGCTGCGGTCAAAAGGTCCTGTTATTAACAGTGTTGCCAGAAAATATAAAGGAGGCGGCCATCCGCTTGCTGCCGGAGCTTCTATTTACTCATGGGATGAAAAGGAATCAGTGTTAAAAGATATGGATCAAGCGTGCATGCACCAGTGA
- the dnaE gene encoding DNA polymerase III subunit alpha, with the protein MSFIHLHVYSSFSLLTSTITIEQLVSEAKNKRFPAVALTDRNVMYAAVAFYKECVKHSIKPIIGLTVDVLSELTESSSFPLVLLAKNQTGFQNLLKITSVVQTKSPQGIPIRWLRHYAEGLFALTPGMEGEIEHYLLNNESEKAKQAALSLAGLFEENSFYISLQNHGIKPEQELIPKLASLTEETGIGIVATNRVHYLEQKDAFAHECLLAIKNGEKLQDEGREQLGSDQFYFKTAEEMTELFYEYPDALENTIHIAEQCNVFIEMDKQFLPKYPVPEGETADSYLEKLCLQGLNERYKNKTQEHIERLMYELGVIKRMKFSDYFLIVWDFMKFARDRGILTGPGRGSAAGSIVAYVLYITDVDPIKHQLLFERFLNPERISMPDIDIDFPDNRRDEVIEYVVDKYGEFHVAQIITFGTMATKAALRDVGRVFGLNTKELDRLSKMIPSRLGVSLKDAYKESEQLRTFVNESNYNRKLFETALKLEGLPRHTSTHAAGVVISEEPLINVIPIQSGHEKVYLTQYSMEHLEDIGLLKMDFLGLRNLSLIEAIIGSIQRKTGTKVNIHDLPLNDPKTFALLSRGDTTGIFQLESEGMRKVLTRLMPTSFEDIVAVNALYRPGPMENIPLYIDRKHGRQKIEYPHPDLEPILKNTYGVIVYQEQIMQIASKMAGFSLGEADLLRRAVGKKQRDVLDKERNHFVKGAISKGYSEQTAHQIYDLIVKFANYGFNRSHAVAYSIIAYQLAYLKAHYPLHFMAALLTSVSGNERKIAQYVRELKQMGMKILPPSINKSGYSFQVENGAIRYSLASIKGVGIAALKEIFQARRTKRFDDLFDFCLRVSPKAVNRKTLEALIHSGSFDEFGQDRAVLLATIDIAMEHAQLVKPDDTNQFDLFAEEEFSLKPKYMQVDPINIEDKLAFEKEVLGFYLSKHPVSLYEDLLKRAGIKQLAELAPGSRSVPIAAYITDLKRIRTKKGEAMAFLTLSDPSGEIEGVVFPAPFKKIGGLLKQGSILLFEGKLEEREGNMQFIIQNAKDIRHIEDRLKKEGPTLYLKIKTEKQSPEQLQILKSIIQKYKGKTRIVLYYDRIEKTVLLSDGDRIDPSEECLNELKDFLGKSNVILRK; encoded by the coding sequence ATGTCATTTATTCACCTTCATGTATATAGTTCATTCAGTCTTCTCACCAGCACAATTACGATCGAACAATTGGTCAGCGAAGCAAAAAACAAGCGGTTTCCGGCAGTGGCATTAACCGACCGCAATGTCATGTATGCCGCTGTTGCTTTTTATAAAGAGTGTGTAAAGCATTCGATTAAACCAATTATAGGGCTGACAGTGGATGTTTTAAGCGAACTAACTGAATCAAGCTCTTTTCCGCTTGTGTTATTGGCAAAAAATCAAACCGGATTTCAAAATCTATTAAAAATAACAAGTGTTGTTCAAACGAAATCTCCACAAGGAATTCCGATTAGGTGGCTCAGGCATTATGCAGAAGGACTGTTTGCATTGACGCCTGGGATGGAAGGGGAAATTGAACACTATTTACTAAATAATGAATCGGAAAAAGCGAAGCAGGCAGCACTATCTCTTGCAGGTCTATTTGAAGAAAATTCTTTCTATATTAGCTTGCAAAACCATGGGATCAAGCCCGAGCAGGAATTGATTCCGAAACTGGCAAGTCTTACGGAAGAAACCGGAATCGGGATTGTTGCTACAAATCGTGTCCATTACTTAGAGCAGAAAGATGCATTTGCCCACGAATGTCTGCTGGCAATCAAAAATGGTGAAAAACTTCAGGATGAGGGTCGCGAACAGCTCGGCAGCGATCAATTTTATTTTAAGACAGCAGAAGAAATGACAGAGTTATTTTATGAATATCCCGATGCGTTGGAAAATACGATCCATATTGCTGAACAATGCAATGTTTTTATTGAAATGGATAAACAATTTTTGCCGAAGTATCCGGTGCCGGAAGGCGAAACGGCAGACAGTTATCTTGAAAAGCTTTGTTTGCAAGGTTTGAACGAGAGATATAAGAATAAAACACAAGAGCATATAGAACGCTTAATGTATGAGCTCGGCGTAATTAAGAGAATGAAATTCAGTGATTATTTTCTGATTGTGTGGGATTTTATGAAGTTTGCCCGCGACCGGGGAATATTAACAGGGCCTGGCAGGGGATCTGCAGCCGGCTCAATCGTGGCTTATGTTCTCTACATAACAGATGTTGATCCGATTAAGCATCAGCTGCTTTTTGAACGGTTTTTGAATCCCGAACGGATTTCCATGCCTGATATCGATATTGATTTTCCTGACAACCGCCGCGATGAAGTAATTGAATATGTTGTGGATAAATACGGCGAATTTCATGTTGCGCAAATTATTACATTTGGAACGATGGCGACTAAGGCGGCGCTCAGAGACGTGGGAAGGGTATTTGGCCTTAATACAAAAGAATTGGACAGGCTTTCAAAAATGATTCCATCAAGGCTGGGAGTCAGTTTGAAGGATGCATACAAGGAATCAGAACAGCTTCGAACGTTTGTGAATGAATCGAACTATAATCGAAAACTGTTTGAAACAGCCTTGAAGCTGGAAGGCTTGCCGAGGCATACATCAACACATGCTGCCGGAGTTGTCATAAGCGAAGAGCCGCTCATTAATGTCATCCCGATCCAGAGCGGCCATGAAAAAGTTTATTTAACCCAGTATTCAATGGAACATCTTGAAGACATCGGGTTGTTAAAAATGGATTTTCTCGGTTTAAGAAATTTATCGTTAATTGAAGCAATTATTGGTTCCATTCAAAGAAAAACAGGAACAAAGGTGAATATTCACGACCTTCCTTTGAATGACCCGAAAACCTTTGCGCTATTAAGCAGGGGAGATACAACAGGAATTTTTCAGCTTGAATCAGAGGGAATGCGTAAAGTGCTGACCCGCTTAATGCCAACGAGCTTTGAAGATATTGTTGCGGTTAATGCCCTTTACCGCCCCGGTCCAATGGAAAATATCCCGCTTTATATCGATCGGAAGCACGGGCGTCAAAAAATAGAGTATCCGCACCCGGATCTTGAGCCGATTTTAAAAAACACGTACGGCGTTATTGTTTATCAGGAGCAAATTATGCAGATTGCTTCAAAAATGGCAGGTTTTTCTCTCGGGGAAGCGGATCTCCTTCGGCGCGCTGTCGGAAAAAAACAGCGCGATGTCCTGGATAAAGAACGGAATCATTTTGTGAAAGGGGCGATAAGTAAAGGCTACAGCGAACAAACGGCTCATCAAATTTATGATTTGATTGTTAAATTTGCCAATTACGGATTTAACCGGAGCCATGCAGTTGCATATAGCATTATCGCTTATCAACTTGCCTATTTAAAAGCACATTATCCGCTTCATTTTATGGCGGCCCTTCTTACATCTGTTTCCGGAAATGAAAGAAAAATCGCGCAATATGTTCGCGAATTAAAGCAAATGGGCATGAAGATTCTCCCGCCTTCAATAAACAAAAGCGGTTATTCGTTTCAAGTCGAAAACGGGGCAATCCGCTACAGCCTCGCAAGTATTAAAGGTGTAGGAATAGCGGCATTAAAGGAAATCTTTCAAGCAAGAAGAACAAAACGGTTTGATGATTTATTTGATTTTTGTTTGCGAGTATCTCCAAAGGCGGTTAATCGAAAAACTCTTGAAGCTCTCATTCATTCGGGAAGTTTTGATGAGTTTGGACAAGACCGGGCCGTTTTGCTTGCCACAATTGATATTGCAATGGAACATGCCCAGCTCGTAAAACCTGATGACACGAATCAATTTGATTTGTTTGCAGAGGAAGAGTTTTCACTGAAACCAAAATATATGCAGGTGGATCCCATCAACATAGAAGACAAACTTGCATTTGAAAAAGAAGTATTAGGCTTTTACTTATCAAAACACCCTGTTTCTTTATATGAAGATCTTCTGAAAAGAGCAGGAATAAAACAGCTGGCAGAATTGGCTCCCGGCAGCAGGTCCGTGCCTATTGCCGCCTATATTACAGATCTAAAAAGAATTAGGACAAAAAAAGGCGAAGCGATGGCGTTTTTGACTTTAAGCGATCCGAGCGGGGAAATTGAAGGGGTTGTTTTTCCTGCCCCTTTTAAAAAAATCGGCGGGCTTTTAAAACAAGGGAGTATTTTACTGTTTGAAGGAAAGCTTGAAGAACGCGAAGGAAACATGCAGTTCATTATTCAAAATGCAAAGGATATCCGCCATATTGAAGACCGATTGAAAAAAGAAGGTCCTACTTTATATTTAAAAATCAAAACAGAAAAGCAGTCGCCTGAACAGCTGCAAATTTTAAAATCGATCATTCAGAAATATAAAGGTAAAACAAGAATTGTTCTTTATTACGATCGGATTGAAAAAACCGTATTGCTGTCTGACGGAGACAGAATCGATCCGTCGGAAGAATGTCTGAATGAACTGAAAGATTTTTTGGGCAAGAGCAATGTTATCTTGAGGAAATAA
- a CDS encoding M24 family metallopeptidase, with protein sequence MNQRIEKLSQWMKETGVDVCFLTSPDNVFYLSGFLSEPHERMLGLAVFQEEEPFLICPGMEKNDAKRSGWNYEIIGYSDIDNPWELVHKAIQNRLAKANKIAIEKEHMNVDRFEQVSSIFPEANFVSAEEKLRKLRMVKDEKELSIIREACALADFAIETGVAEIKEGKTELDIIAAIEYALKKKGVTDMSFSTMVLTGVNAASPHGTPGLTKIQKGDLVLFDLGVIVDGYCSDITRTVAYGDINEKQAEIYETVLKAQKAALKASKPGALCSEVDLAARRTISEAGYGEFFPHRLGHGLGISVHEYPSLTETNNLALEEGMVFTIEPGIYVPDVAGVRIEDDVAVTSNGIEILTKYPKELQIIK encoded by the coding sequence ATGAATCAACGAATTGAAAAGTTATCACAATGGATGAAAGAAACCGGCGTAGATGTATGCTTTTTAACGTCGCCGGATAATGTGTTTTATTTGAGCGGTTTTTTAAGCGAACCGCACGAACGGATGCTTGGCCTGGCTGTATTTCAAGAAGAAGAGCCATTTTTAATTTGTCCCGGAATGGAAAAGAATGACGCAAAACGTTCCGGATGGAACTATGAAATTATCGGGTACAGTGATATTGACAACCCATGGGAACTTGTACATAAAGCCATTCAAAACCGACTCGCAAAAGCGAATAAAATAGCGATTGAAAAAGAGCATATGAATGTTGATAGGTTTGAGCAAGTTTCGTCGATTTTCCCGGAAGCAAACTTTGTTTCCGCAGAAGAAAAGCTGCGCAAACTCCGAATGGTAAAAGATGAAAAAGAATTGAGCATCATCCGGGAGGCGTGCGCCTTAGCCGATTTTGCCATTGAAACCGGCGTTGCAGAAATAAAAGAAGGAAAAACGGAGCTGGATATCATTGCTGCCATTGAATATGCCCTCAAGAAAAAGGGCGTAACCGACATGTCATTTTCAACAATGGTATTAACAGGGGTTAACGCTGCTTCGCCACACGGAACTCCCGGCTTAACAAAAATTCAAAAAGGCGACCTTGTCCTCTTTGACCTTGGTGTGATCGTTGACGGCTATTGTTCAGATATTACAAGAACAGTGGCTTACGGCGACATCAATGAAAAACAGGCAGAAATTTACGAAACGGTGTTAAAAGCCCAAAAAGCTGCGCTGAAAGCAAGCAAACCCGGGGCTTTATGCTCAGAAGTTGATCTTGCAGCGCGCCGAACGATTTCAGAAGCCGGCTACGGGGAATTCTTCCCGCATCGGCTTGGCCACGGGTTGGGAATCAGTGTTCATGAATATCCTTCTTTAACCGAAACAAACAATCTTGCTCTTGAAGAGGGAATGGTTTTTACAATTGAACCAGGCATTTACGTTCCAGATGTTGCCGGCGTGAGAATTGAAGATGATGTTGCAGTGACTTCAAACGGAATTGAGATTTTAACGAAATATCCGAAAGAACTTCAGATTATAAAGTAA
- a CDS encoding YtrH family sporulation protein produces MKQEPFFIGLIETYFIALGVLLGGALIGGMAAFLTGKPPLTEIYRIATSIRIWAIIAAIGGTFDTVYSFERGLLDGETKDIFKQFLLILSALGGAQTGALLINWLTQEYISS; encoded by the coding sequence ATGAAACAAGAACCGTTTTTTATTGGTCTAATTGAAACTTATTTTATTGCTCTCGGAGTTTTGCTTGGAGGCGCGTTAATCGGCGGAATGGCTGCATTTTTAACAGGGAAGCCCCCGTTGACAGAAATCTACCGTATTGCCACTTCTATTCGAATATGGGCCATTATTGCAGCGATTGGCGGAACATTTGATACTGTGTACAGCTTTGAGCGGGGTTTGCTTGATGGAGAAACAAAAGATATTTTTAAACAGTTCTTGTTGATTCTTTCCGCACTCGGCGGTGCGCAAACCGGTGCTTTACTCATAAACTGGTTGACGCAGGAGTATATTTCTTCATGA
- a CDS encoding NAD(P)-dependent malic enzyme yields the protein MTLREEALHMHRINKGKLESKSKVQVRNAKELSLAYSPGVAEPCKVIYNKPEAVYDYTMKGNMVAVVSDGTAVLGLGNIGPEAALPVMEGKAVLFKSFAGVDAFPICLNTTDVDKIVETVKLLEPTFGGVNLEDIAAPNCFVIEERLKKETNIPIFHDDQHGTAIVTVAGLVNALKLVGKEMNEIKIVANGAGAAGIAIIKLLYSYGIRNIIMCDTKGAIYEGRQQGMNAIKEEVAKFTNRECLKGSLAEVIKGADVFIGVSAAGALTAEMIQSMNPDPIIFAMANPDPEIMPEEAKAAGAKVVGTGRSDYPNQVNNVLAFPGIFRGALDVRATQINEEMKVAAVEAIAGLIQEDELHADYVIPGPFDPRVASEVAAAVARAAMETGVARIKVDPEEVKEKTRLLTTIGKSE from the coding sequence TTGACTTTACGCGAAGAAGCGTTGCATATGCATCGCATTAATAAAGGAAAATTAGAATCGAAATCAAAAGTTCAAGTAAGGAATGCAAAGGAGCTCAGCCTTGCATACTCTCCTGGAGTGGCTGAGCCTTGTAAAGTGATTTATAATAAGCCGGAAGCTGTCTATGACTACACAATGAAAGGAAACATGGTTGCAGTCGTTTCCGACGGCACTGCTGTTCTTGGTTTGGGAAATATCGGACCTGAAGCAGCCTTGCCCGTAATGGAAGGAAAAGCGGTCCTTTTTAAAAGTTTTGCAGGTGTCGATGCGTTTCCAATCTGTTTAAATACAACAGATGTGGACAAAATTGTTGAGACAGTAAAGCTCCTTGAACCGACTTTTGGCGGAGTTAACCTTGAAGACATTGCCGCGCCGAACTGCTTTGTGATTGAAGAACGGCTGAAAAAAGAAACAAATATCCCGATTTTTCACGATGACCAGCACGGCACTGCCATTGTTACAGTTGCAGGTCTTGTAAACGCATTAAAATTGGTCGGAAAGGAAATGAATGAGATAAAAATAGTTGCTAATGGAGCCGGGGCAGCCGGAATTGCGATTATTAAACTTCTTTACAGCTATGGTATTCGCAATATTATTATGTGCGATACAAAAGGGGCCATTTACGAAGGCCGTCAGCAGGGAATGAACGCGATTAAGGAGGAAGTTGCGAAATTCACAAACAGGGAATGCTTGAAGGGAAGCCTCGCTGAGGTGATTAAAGGAGCCGATGTTTTTATCGGTGTTTCTGCTGCGGGAGCCCTCACTGCGGAAATGATCCAATCAATGAACCCTGATCCGATTATTTTTGCAATGGCAAACCCTGATCCGGAAATCATGCCGGAAGAAGCAAAAGCGGCAGGGGCGAAAGTCGTGGGAACGGGCCGATCCGACTATCCAAATCAAGTCAACAATGTTCTTGCTTTTCCTGGCATATTCCGCGGAGCTCTTGATGTCCGGGCAACTCAAATAAATGAAGAAATGAAAGTTGCGGCGGTTGAGGCAATTGCAGGGTTAATTCAAGAAGATGAATTACATGCTGATTACGTCATTCCTGGACCGTTCGATCCAAGAGTAGCCTCTGAAGTAGCAGCTGCCGTTGCGAGAGCAGCCATGGAAACCGGCGTTGCGAGGATCAAGGTTGATCCTGAGGAGGTTAAAGAAAAAACTCGCCTGCTTACTACTATTGGAAAAAGTGAGTGA
- a CDS encoding YtpI family protein, giving the protein MPVLVILIIMSLSFYVFYKIKYIRSTRPAERQWISAKSRIALGLFVGLFGLNQLFLYHTTVTYIVAALFIIVGGLSVWSGIKAYKFFLPHVVKEAEELSNNKI; this is encoded by the coding sequence ATGCCTGTATTAGTCATTCTAATCATTATGTCTCTTTCTTTCTATGTATTTTATAAAATTAAATACATTAGGTCCACCCGCCCTGCTGAAAGGCAATGGATTTCAGCCAAATCGAGGATCGCCCTCGGTTTATTTGTTGGGTTGTTCGGCTTAAATCAACTGTTCCTTTATCACACAACAGTCACCTATATTGTTGCCGCTCTGTTTATCATTGTCGGAGGATTAAGTGTCTGGAGCGGCATAAAAGCATATAAATTTTTTCTTCCGCACGTTGTCAAAGAAGCTGAAGAGCTTTCAAATAATAAAATTTAA
- the ytrI gene encoding sporulation membrane protein YtrI, with amino-acid sequence MRIPPYYRQTGWQRFLAGMAIGGFISWTIFLYIFGSWQEIQSKEIQRQKDEIVDLKKAVKIWQEDFNKLNEKNQEQLTVQNFKVKITNFEKYKLDLLSVSELEEGIKEDIDLVMAKDLESVYNNRDLIKKVIENKVFILNDKRYKLQVKEMIIYTTLEIQLQLILDG; translated from the coding sequence ATGAGAATTCCTCCATACTACCGGCAGACAGGCTGGCAAAGATTTCTCGCAGGTATGGCAATCGGCGGATTTATTAGCTGGACTATTTTTTTATATATTTTCGGCTCATGGCAGGAGATTCAAAGCAAGGAGATACAGCGGCAGAAAGATGAAATTGTGGATCTAAAGAAGGCAGTGAAGATTTGGCAAGAAGATTTTAATAAGCTGAATGAAAAAAATCAAGAACAGTTAACTGTTCAAAATTTTAAAGTTAAAATTACAAATTTCGAAAAATATAAACTTGATCTGTTAAGTGTTTCTGAACTTGAAGAGGGAATAAAAGAGGATATCGATTTGGTTATGGCTAAAGACCTCGAATCCGTTTATAATAACAGGGACTTAATCAAAAAAGTCATTGAAAATAAAGTATTTATATTAAACGATAAACGATACAAACTGCAAGTAAAAGAAATGATCATCTATACTACATTGGAAATCCAGCTGCAGTTAATTCTGGACGGCTGA
- a CDS encoding metal-dependent hydrolase, with protein MKVSYHGHSVVKIETNGKTIFIDPFISGNDLTDLKADDVKPDVIIITHAHGDHVGDTIELAKKNSSLVIANFELATYLSWQGLNTHAMHIGGAYEFDFGKVKLTPAFHGTGIITENNEIIYGGMPAGVLFMAEGKTVYHAGDTALFSDMKLIGERHPIDLAFLPIGDNFTMGPEDAAYAAKLLNAKTVVPIHYNTFPPIKQDPQKFIDLLEGVSGKVLRAGEAIEL; from the coding sequence ATGAAGGTCTCTTACCACGGCCATTCTGTTGTAAAAATTGAAACGAATGGAAAAACAATTTTCATCGACCCATTTATTTCTGGAAATGATTTAACTGATTTGAAGGCAGATGATGTCAAGCCTGATGTAATTATTATCACTCATGCCCACGGTGATCATGTTGGGGATACAATCGAACTTGCAAAGAAAAATAGCTCTCTTGTTATCGCAAATTTTGAATTAGCTACATATTTAAGCTGGCAAGGTTTGAATACTCATGCAATGCATATTGGGGGAGCATATGAATTTGATTTTGGCAAAGTTAAATTGACTCCGGCTTTCCATGGAACCGGTATCATTACGGAAAATAACGAAATTATTTACGGCGGAATGCCTGCCGGCGTTCTTTTTATGGCTGAAGGAAAGACGGTATACCATGCAGGAGATACGGCCTTGTTTTCAGATATGAAGCTGATTGGAGAGCGCCATCCGATTGATCTCGCATTTTTGCCAATCGGCGACAATTTTACTATGGGGCCTGAGGATGCGGCTTATGCGGCAAAATTGCTCAATGCAAAAACAGTGGTTCCGATCCATTATAATACGTTTCCACCGATCAAGCAGGATCCGCAAAAATTTATTGACTTGCTAGAAGGTGTAAGCGGAAAAGTCCTTCGTGCAGGGGAAGCAATTGAACTCTAA
- a CDS encoding CBS domain-containing protein: MATKHEQILRYIDELPVGEKISVRQIAKALNVSEGTAYRAIKDAEIKGYVSTIERVGTIRIERKKKENIEKLTFAEVVNIVDGQVLGGKAGLHKTLNKFVIGAMKLEAMMRYTGAGNLLIVGNRTKAHELALKAGAAVLITGGFDTEEDVKKLADELQLPIISTSYDTFTVATMINRAIYDQLIKKEIVLVEDILTPLSETIYLKMSDLVSDWYKYNNETMHSRFPVVDHNMKVQGMVTSKDIIGHPPETPIEKIMTKNPITVSGKTSVASSSHIMVWEGIEVLPVVDDSNKLEGIISRQDVLKALQMIQRQPQVGETLDDIVTSQLTLIEGNTKGENAFRCEVTPQMTNHLGSLSYGVFTTIVTEAANRVLRSYKKGDLVVENMTTYFIKPVQIESKLEVYPRVLEVGRKFGKVDVEVFNEGVLVGKAMMMCQLIDRN; encoded by the coding sequence TTGGCAACAAAGCATGAACAAATCTTGCGTTATATTGATGAACTGCCGGTAGGGGAAAAAATATCTGTCCGCCAGATCGCCAAGGCGCTTAACGTAAGTGAAGGAACGGCGTACAGAGCAATCAAAGACGCGGAAATCAAAGGGTATGTCAGCACGATTGAACGGGTCGGAACAATTCGTATCGAACGAAAGAAAAAAGAAAATATTGAGAAGCTGACTTTTGCGGAAGTTGTAAACATTGTCGACGGCCAGGTATTGGGCGGCAAGGCCGGTTTGCATAAGACTCTAAATAAATTTGTTATCGGTGCGATGAAGCTGGAAGCTATGATGAGGTATACAGGGGCAGGAAACCTGTTAATTGTCGGAAACAGGACAAAAGCCCATGAGCTTGCCCTTAAAGCTGGAGCTGCCGTCCTTATAACAGGCGGATTTGATACGGAAGAAGACGTAAAAAAACTGGCTGATGAGCTTCAGCTTCCGATTATTTCAACGAGCTATGACACGTTTACCGTTGCAACGATGATCAACCGCGCTATTTACGACCAACTGATCAAAAAAGAAATTGTCCTCGTAGAAGATATCCTTACACCGCTTTCGGAGACGATATACTTAAAAATGAGTGATCTTGTATCAGATTGGTATAAATATAACAACGAAACCATGCACAGCCGTTTTCCTGTCGTTGATCATAATATGAAGGTACAAGGAATGGTAACATCAAAAGATATTATCGGTCATCCACCGGAAACGCCGATTGAGAAAATCATGACAAAAAATCCGATAACAGTTAGCGGCAAAACGAGTGTTGCTTCATCATCACATATCATGGTCTGGGAAGGAATTGAAGTCTTACCAGTTGTAGATGACAGCAATAAGCTTGAAGGGATTATCAGCAGGCAAGATGTTCTTAAAGCGCTGCAAATGATACAACGGCAGCCACAGGTAGGAGAAACGCTCGATGATATTGTCACAAGCCAATTAACTTTAATCGAGGGTAATACGAAAGGCGAAAATGCTTTCCGTTGTGAAGTAACACCGCAAATGACGAACCATCTTGGTTCTCTTTCATACGGAGTATTCACCACAATTGTTACGGAAGCTGCAAACCGAGTGCTTAGAAGCTATAAAAAAGGAGATTTAGTTGTCGAGAACATGACGACCTATTTTATTAAACCAGTGCAAATTGAAAGCAAGCTAGAGGTTTATCCGAGAGTTCTCGAAGTAGGACGAAAATTCGGGAAAGTCGATGTCGAGGTCTTTAACGAAGGGGTGCTTGTAGGAAAGGCTATGATGATGTGCCAGCTTATTGACAGAAATTAA